In the genome of Criblamydia sequanensis CRIB-18, one region contains:
- the cysS gene encoding cysteine--tRNA ligase — protein MPLFEQKPIYFFNTLTREKEQFEPLKRGSVSLYTCGPTVYNFAHIGNFRCYIFEDLLHRTLLFFGYDLHHVMNITDVDDKTIKGALRENTTLDNYTDRFTKAFFEDLDTLGIKRAKVYPKATDYIPQMIELIEKLLEKKLAYVGSDKSVYYAINQFPNYGCLSHLKLDELEVGASARVASDEYEKDHAADFVLWKAYDKERDGDIYWNSPFGPGRPGWHIECSAMAMSLLGESLDIHCGAIDNMFPHHENEIAQSEGVTGKPFSKYWLHAEHLIVDGKKMSKSLGNFYTLRDLTDKNYTGRQLRYLLLQTHYKTQLNFTLQSLEAARHTLKRLDEFVMRLNRMEGKGNPEKVKELTEKTFDLFASAMADDLNISSALAALFDMVREANTLMDANEIGSQEAKTILSLLERFDEILGVLRFSFDEEIPEELIAALEKRTEARTRKDWKESDRIRDFIQSKGYQIEDSPKGARLKKMEVAHE, from the coding sequence ATGCCACTTTTCGAGCAGAAACCTATTTATTTTTTTAATACATTGACTCGGGAAAAAGAGCAGTTCGAACCTTTAAAAAGAGGATCCGTCTCCTTATATACATGTGGTCCAACCGTTTATAATTTTGCGCATATTGGAAATTTTAGATGTTATATTTTTGAAGACCTCTTGCATAGAACCCTTCTTTTCTTTGGATACGATCTTCACCATGTGATGAATATTACTGATGTGGATGATAAAACGATCAAGGGTGCGCTTAGAGAAAACACGACTTTAGATAACTATACTGACAGGTTTACAAAAGCATTCTTTGAAGATTTAGATACGCTCGGGATTAAAAGAGCTAAAGTTTATCCAAAGGCCACCGATTACATCCCTCAAATGATTGAGCTTATCGAAAAACTTTTAGAAAAAAAACTGGCTTACGTCGGCAGTGATAAAAGCGTTTATTATGCCATCAACCAATTTCCAAATTATGGCTGTCTTTCACACCTAAAGCTTGATGAGCTTGAGGTTGGCGCATCAGCTAGAGTTGCAAGCGACGAGTATGAAAAAGACCATGCGGCAGATTTTGTGCTTTGGAAGGCTTATGACAAAGAAAGAGATGGCGATATCTATTGGAATAGCCCTTTTGGACCTGGAAGACCGGGTTGGCATATCGAATGCAGTGCAATGGCAATGAGCTTGCTTGGTGAAAGTTTGGATATTCACTGCGGCGCTATAGACAATATGTTTCCTCACCATGAAAATGAAATTGCCCAATCAGAAGGGGTTACAGGAAAGCCATTTTCCAAATATTGGCTTCATGCCGAGCACTTGATTGTCGATGGCAAAAAAATGTCTAAAAGCCTTGGCAACTTCTACACGCTCCGCGACCTAACGGACAAAAATTATACAGGAAGACAGCTACGCTACCTTCTTTTACAAACCCATTACAAAACGCAGCTTAATTTCACGCTCCAAAGTCTTGAAGCTGCAAGGCATACCCTGAAGCGATTGGATGAGTTTGTGATGCGCCTAAACCGCATGGAAGGCAAAGGCAACCCTGAAAAAGTAAAAGAGCTTACCGAAAAGACCTTTGATCTCTTTGCTAGCGCCATGGCAGACGACCTTAATATATCATCTGCCCTAGCGGCTCTCTTTGATATGGTAAGAGAAGCTAATACTCTTATGGATGCTAATGAAATAGGCTCTCAGGAAGCTAAAACGATTTTAAGCCTCCTTGAAAGGTTCGATGAAATTTTAGGGGTGCTTCGTTTTTCTTTTGATGAAGAAATTCCGGAAGAGCTGATTGCAGCTTTAGAAAAAAGAACAGAAGCCAGAACTAGAAAAGATTGGAAAGAGTCCGACAGGATTCGTGATTTTATTCAATCCAAAGGTTATCAAATTGAAGACTCCCCAAAGGGAGCGCGTCTTAAAAAAATGGAGGTTGCCCATGAATAA
- a CDS encoding 4Fe-4S dicluster domain-containing protein, producing MDRKTFLSTLFEEGKKQLSKSFTAPILEAIERMETLFPAEEEKVKERPPGSVIEESKFKELCTGCDACMIACPVNVIMIDDLEKRTPLIYPEIAPCISCEGFPCIAACPTGALSFENELIPKKL from the coding sequence TTGGATAGAAAAACTTTCCTTAGCACCCTGTTTGAGGAGGGAAAAAAGCAACTCTCAAAGTCTTTTACGGCTCCAATTCTAGAGGCCATTGAAAGAATGGAGACACTATTTCCGGCTGAAGAAGAAAAGGTCAAAGAAAGGCCTCCCGGCTCGGTTATTGAGGAATCAAAGTTTAAAGAGCTTTGCACAGGCTGTGATGCTTGCATGATCGCATGCCCTGTTAATGTAATCATGATAGACGATTTAGAAAAGAGAACCCCCCTAATTTATCCGGAAATAGCGCCTTGCATTTCTTGCGAGGGTTTTCCCTGTATCGCAGCTTGTCCTACAGGGGCACTAAGTTTTGAAAATGAACTAATCCCCAAAAAACTCTAG
- a CDS encoding MDR family NADPH-dependent oxidoreductase, which produces MEALEIIQKEEGLEGVTLNKSHISPPKEDDVIVQMKACPINVADLAILSGHYGLALSFPKALGNEGAGTVVAKGALVKSLEIGDQVIMIKGLGSWATYLKKKEEAFIKVPNFFPESLACFTRSALMTAFRLLQDFQKENSLKTVIQNASNGAVGLSVIALAKAKGIKTINIIRNPSQKEELIQRGADYVLLEDAIFQNKFDLGEIPNADLALDAIGGPYADLFAEKLTQNGVIVSYGSLSKKPIEIKSRALIYKNITLKGFWVTKWLESLSKDEASKSFSELFSTLKDSSFEIPIDRAYPLKDFKEALAHAKRGSRKGKIIFNP; this is translated from the coding sequence ATGGAAGCTTTAGAAATCATTCAAAAAGAAGAAGGTTTAGAGGGCGTTACTTTAAATAAATCCCATATATCCCCTCCCAAAGAAGACGATGTGATCGTTCAAATGAAGGCTTGCCCGATCAATGTTGCGGATCTTGCGATCCTATCAGGGCACTATGGCCTTGCCTTAAGCTTCCCAAAAGCTTTGGGGAATGAGGGAGCCGGGACTGTCGTAGCAAAAGGGGCCCTTGTAAAATCACTTGAAATCGGCGATCAGGTTATCATGATCAAAGGGCTTGGTTCTTGGGCCACTTACCTTAAAAAAAAAGAAGAGGCGTTTATAAAAGTTCCGAATTTTTTCCCTGAATCTTTGGCTTGTTTTACAAGGTCAGCCTTAATGACCGCTTTTCGGCTTTTGCAAGATTTCCAAAAAGAAAATTCTTTGAAAACCGTCATTCAAAACGCTTCGAATGGAGCAGTTGGCCTATCGGTTATCGCCCTTGCAAAAGCGAAAGGGATTAAAACCATTAATATCATAAGAAACCCCTCTCAAAAAGAAGAGCTTATTCAACGGGGGGCGGATTACGTGCTTTTAGAGGATGCGATTTTTCAAAATAAATTTGATCTCGGCGAAATCCCTAATGCCGACTTAGCCCTTGATGCTATCGGAGGTCCTTATGCCGACCTATTTGCTGAGAAACTAACCCAAAATGGGGTTATCGTCTCCTATGGTTCCCTTTCTAAAAAACCGATTGAAATAAAAAGCCGCGCCTTGATCTACAAAAATATCACCCTTAAAGGGTTTTGGGTAACGAAATGGCTTGAAAGCCTATCTAAAGATGAAGCCTCTAAATCATTTTCAGAGCTTTTTTCAACCTTAAAAGACTCTTCTTTTGAAATACCAATAGATAGAGCCTACCCCCTCAAAGACTTTAAAGAGGCGTTGGCTCATGCTAAAAGAGGCTCAAGAAAAGGAAAAATTATTTTCAATCCTTAA